The following proteins come from a genomic window of Leptospira andrefontaineae:
- a CDS encoding M48 family metalloprotease, whose amino-acid sequence MSKKSIRKYFLVLFLLFSLQGCGWMVDLVFPLDVDRFLGEQFYKAAVTGEAHGEIYKDKALEKYLQSIVDRILKSKSIQYKDEFKYKVTIIDDDKVINAICAPGGYIFVYTGLLHFVKNEATLAGILSHEIAHAERRHSTKQLSTNLTLYFGLYFVLSYVLGPDLAQHAADIAGLSTNLLGLANSRSMEEEADEFGFDYMRSTPYYPGAIADFFKDIQKEKKVNPELKGTDIPLEKYLSTHPLDEDRISANEKRLKDAKIGAPNAKSYFKERYRSNIERSLGSQEED is encoded by the coding sequence GTGAGTAAAAAATCTATTCGTAAATATTTCCTGGTCCTATTTTTACTTTTTTCCCTCCAAGGTTGCGGTTGGATGGTAGATCTTGTTTTTCCTTTAGATGTTGACCGATTTTTAGGAGAACAATTTTATAAGGCTGCTGTAACAGGCGAAGCTCACGGCGAAATTTATAAAGACAAGGCCTTAGAAAAATATCTGCAATCGATAGTCGATCGTATCTTAAAATCCAAATCTATCCAATACAAGGACGAATTCAAATATAAGGTAACCATAATAGATGATGATAAGGTAATCAATGCTATTTGCGCACCAGGTGGTTATATATTCGTATATACTGGTCTTCTTCATTTTGTAAAAAATGAAGCTACTCTTGCGGGTATTCTTTCTCATGAAATTGCACATGCGGAAAGAAGGCATTCTACCAAGCAATTATCCACGAATCTTACCTTATATTTTGGATTATACTTTGTACTTTCTTACGTACTTGGTCCTGATTTAGCACAACATGCGGCAGACATAGCAGGTCTTTCTACAAATCTATTAGGTCTCGCAAATAGTCGCTCTATGGAAGAAGAAGCAGACGAATTCGGATTTGATTATATGAGATCCACTCCCTATTATCCGGGGGCAATCGCCGACTTTTTCAAAGATATCCAAAAAGAGAAGAAGGTAAATCCTGAGTTAAAAGGTACAGATATTCCTTTGGAGAAATATTTGAGCACTCACCCTCTGGACGAGGATAGAATTTCTGCAAACGAAAAAAGACTGAAAGATGCTAAGATCGGCGCTCCGAATGCAAAGTCCTATTTTAAAGAAAGATATCGCAGTAATATAGAAAGATCTTTAGGAAGCCAAGAAGAAGACTGA
- a CDS encoding DUF2157 domain-containing protein, producing MNWKKKLKTWVDSGLISQAQAESILKFEDSKKIPYVFYSFLALGIVVIGLGVIAMVAANWDKIHYSVKLITSFTLLSGIGIAILYSQRKEIWNDTIRYLLVLLLCVLFFANIGLVSQIYHTQGKLYQALLLWSGITILLVIMYPGRVLQHLWIAVFSSSFLSWIDNHPDISWKERSHYFSLFFFVASWLFAGIAIFTERRLETKESKTSILVNPFLLWAFGFFLTASVWGSFETHDIPNLDQDPEFARRYDLPFSWYWPLLLPILLITVSQIFRKRFSRRKIILLSISGLFLGFLNYPQIFHWYGKYPAMIFFFLSWIPFTFLFFESRRWFDLSLLILGLRFVSVYLEVFGSLLATGIGLIVSGVFILGFSILVFRMRENIRSAANQLFAEEEELGI from the coding sequence ATGAATTGGAAGAAAAAACTAAAAACTTGGGTGGATTCCGGACTCATCAGCCAGGCTCAGGCAGAGTCCATTCTCAAATTCGAAGATTCTAAAAAAATTCCTTACGTATTCTATTCCTTCTTAGCATTGGGGATCGTGGTCATTGGACTCGGAGTCATTGCAATGGTGGCTGCTAATTGGGATAAGATCCATTATTCAGTTAAATTAATCACAAGTTTTACTCTTCTCTCCGGAATTGGGATTGCGATCCTATATTCCCAAAGAAAAGAGATCTGGAACGATACAATTCGATATCTTTTAGTTTTACTACTTTGTGTATTATTTTTTGCGAATATTGGTCTAGTTTCCCAGATCTATCATACCCAAGGAAAATTATACCAGGCACTTTTGCTTTGGTCCGGAATTACGATCTTACTCGTGATCATGTATCCTGGTAGGGTATTACAACATCTATGGATCGCAGTATTCAGTTCTTCTTTTTTGAGTTGGATAGACAATCATCCGGATATCAGTTGGAAGGAAAGAAGCCATTATTTTTCTCTCTTCTTTTTTGTAGCGTCTTGGCTATTTGCCGGGATTGCTATCTTTACGGAGAGAAGATTGGAAACGAAAGAAAGTAAAACTTCTATCCTGGTGAATCCTTTCTTACTTTGGGCCTTCGGTTTCTTTTTAACTGCTTCCGTTTGGGGAAGTTTTGAAACCCACGATATTCCTAATTTAGACCAAGATCCTGAATTTGCTAGAAGATACGATTTGCCTTTCTCATGGTACTGGCCTTTACTTCTTCCAATTCTGTTAATCACAGTTTCTCAGATTTTCAGAAAACGTTTCTCTCGCAGGAAGATCATTCTACTTTCCATTTCTGGATTATTCTTAGGTTTTCTGAATTATCCGCAAATTTTCCATTGGTATGGAAAATATCCTGCTATGATATTTTTCTTTTTGTCTTGGATCCCGTTTACTTTTCTATTTTTCGAATCCAGAAGATGGTTCGATCTATCTTTATTAATTTTAGGTCTTCGATTTGTATCCGTATATCTGGAAGTATTCGGAAGTTTACTCGCTACAGGAATTGGACTGATAGTTTCCGGCGTATTTATTTTAGGTTTCAGCATCTTAGTATTTAGGATGAGGGAAAATATTAGAAGTGCTGCGAATCAACTCTTTGCAGAAGAAGAGGAGTTAGGAATATGA
- a CDS encoding GDYXXLXY domain-containing protein — MKKFGISVLAVFLPIIVLASVALEREFDLRNGKILILPITGYDPRDLLSGQYLRFQIDRKYSDDICLKGDYVSSAVESAVATTDGSKLTKKETCVCFDSREPTEYEIRFYSDCNELKDDTTCWNHVKGECNYGNFNYPFRKYFIPEASAKELEEKLREPGAKIQLRMDENGNGLIEKIIWPEVSSQ, encoded by the coding sequence ATGAAGAAGTTTGGCATTTCAGTTCTTGCGGTATTTTTACCGATTATCGTTTTAGCCTCCGTTGCATTAGAAAGGGAATTCGATCTTAGGAACGGAAAAATCCTGATACTCCCGATTACCGGATATGATCCTAGAGATTTACTTTCAGGACAATATCTAAGATTCCAGATAGACCGTAAATATTCGGATGATATTTGCCTAAAGGGTGATTACGTTTCTTCCGCTGTCGAGTCAGCAGTTGCAACTACGGACGGAAGTAAACTCACTAAAAAAGAAACCTGTGTTTGTTTTGATTCCAGAGAACCTACCGAATATGAAATACGTTTTTACTCGGATTGTAACGAACTAAAAGACGATACAACTTGCTGGAACCACGTCAAAGGAGAATGTAATTACGGAAACTTTAATTATCCTTTCCGCAAATACTTTATCCCGGAAGCGAGTGCGAAAGAGTTAGAAGAAAAGCTACGAGAGCCTGGCGCCAAAATCCAATTGAGAATGGACGAAAACGGAAATGGTTTGATCGAAAAGATCATTTGGCCGGAGGTATCTTCGCAGTAA
- a CDS encoding NAD(P)-dependent oxidoreductase yields the protein MSSRKIAIIGTGIMGRGIANNLSKEGHSLQLYARDPKKIQDLKSDRVSIHGNIKETVKDSEIIILCLTEDHVVEESVFSAGLLETKAKYVIDMGTTSPSLTFKLKDTFQKQNIQFLDAPMTGSKNAARDGQILFMVGAKSQKEVQDISFVFEICGKNTVYCGEVGDGQKAKIALNMVQAGIFQIYMEGFLLAKNQGIDPSILKSILEQSAAKSGISEFKFPFVFSGNYETHFALKNMYKDLKHALSLGKESGTKLPLSSGLDEIYRAGMDAGFGEKDYCSLNEVTAKIPPAK from the coding sequence ATGTCTTCTCGAAAAATTGCAATCATCGGAACTGGAATCATGGGAAGAGGGATCGCAAATAATCTCTCTAAAGAAGGTCATTCTCTCCAATTATATGCTCGTGATCCTAAAAAGATACAAGACCTAAAATCGGATCGGGTCTCTATCCATGGAAACATCAAAGAAACTGTAAAAGATTCTGAAATTATAATACTCTGTCTGACAGAGGATCATGTGGTAGAAGAGTCAGTATTCTCCGCAGGACTTTTGGAAACAAAGGCAAAATATGTGATAGATATGGGCACCACCTCCCCTTCTCTAACATTCAAACTAAAGGATACATTCCAAAAACAGAATATTCAATTCTTAGATGCACCTATGACAGGATCCAAAAATGCAGCCAGAGATGGCCAGATCTTATTTATGGTGGGAGCAAAATCCCAAAAAGAGGTCCAAGACATTTCCTTTGTCTTCGAGATCTGCGGCAAGAACACAGTATATTGTGGAGAAGTGGGAGACGGGCAGAAAGCAAAAATTGCACTAAATATGGTACAAGCTGGGATCTTTCAAATCTATATGGAAGGTTTCCTATTGGCAAAAAATCAAGGCATAGACCCTTCTATCCTGAAATCCATTTTAGAACAATCCGCTGCTAAGTCAGGAATTTCAGAGTTTAAGTTTCCATTTGTATTTTCAGGAAATTACGAAACACATTTTGCTTTAAAAAATATGTATAAGGATCTCAAACATGCACTCTCTTTGGGAAAAGAATCCGGAACAAAGTTACCACTCTCTTCCGGATTAGATGAGATCTACCGCGCCGGTATGGACGCGGGTTTTGGCGAGAAAGACTATTGTAGTCTAAACGAGGTTACTGCGAAGATACCTCCGGCCAAATGA
- the mce gene encoding mammalian cell entry protein Mce yields the protein MKSFRYLLVGAIFSVALVVVGYFTVMTEGGPVQKRGEFLKINFKNSEGIKVGNKVTVQGVPFGYVSNIRLIQIDENGAVLPAGEVGVATRVEVTILLKEPVRMYENYDIAIRNESLLSGRVISIDPGTSESTEEGKGAPRTFQVVDYKSGASSLKGRVLQDPLVSLSELIAENRGDIRKTFSNVADITTKINSGDGTLGRLINRDDLHTNVNTVLTDAQIVLRELREGLEDTREQAPVTSFIRAALSSF from the coding sequence ATGAAATCCTTTCGTTATCTTTTAGTAGGTGCTATCTTTTCAGTCGCCTTAGTCGTAGTAGGTTATTTTACCGTTATGACCGAAGGTGGCCCTGTTCAAAAACGGGGTGAATTCCTAAAGATCAATTTCAAAAACTCGGAAGGGATCAAGGTAGGAAACAAGGTCACCGTACAAGGTGTTCCATTCGGTTATGTTTCCAATATCCGACTCATCCAAATAGATGAGAATGGGGCTGTTCTTCCCGCAGGAGAAGTGGGAGTTGCCACTAGGGTAGAAGTTACCATTCTTCTAAAAGAACCTGTGCGTATGTACGAAAATTATGATATTGCAATACGTAATGAAAGTTTACTTTCCGGGCGAGTAATTTCTATAGACCCGGGAACTTCCGAGTCCACGGAAGAAGGTAAAGGCGCTCCAAGGACCTTCCAAGTTGTAGATTATAAATCTGGAGCTTCTTCCTTAAAAGGAAGAGTCTTACAAGATCCACTTGTATCTCTTTCAGAATTGATTGCAGAAAACAGAGGAGATATCCGTAAAACTTTCTCCAACGTAGCGGATATCACTACTAAGATCAATAGCGGAGACGGGACTTTAGGAAGGCTTATCAACAGAGATGATCTTCATACAAATGTGAATACTGTTTTAACGGATGCGCAGATAGTTCTTAGAGAACTAAGAGAAGGTCTGGAAGATACCAGGGAACAGGCGCCAGTCACAAGCTTTATCCGAGCAGCACTTAGCTCTTTCTAA
- a CDS encoding ABC transporter ATP-binding protein, translating into MEEYAIELINLHKAFGQRKILKGMNLQVKKGETLVVLGPSGTGKSVTLKHITGLLDPDAGECKIFGEKISGAEIPERERIRSKMGVLFQSGALINWMTVFDNVALPLREHKLYPEEDIQRIVAEKLRLVDMTVAKDNYPNDISGGMKKRAGLARAIASNPEIILYDEPTSGLDPVMSNVINELIIRIKKETGAAQVVVTHDMSSAYMIADRISFFYGGQVLFTGTPEEVQNSPNEFIRQFINGHTKGPMILETKN; encoded by the coding sequence ATGGAAGAATACGCAATAGAACTCATCAATCTGCATAAGGCTTTCGGACAGAGAAAGATCCTAAAAGGAATGAATCTCCAGGTAAAAAAGGGAGAGACATTGGTAGTGCTCGGACCCTCCGGAACAGGAAAGTCTGTCACCTTAAAACATATCACCGGCCTACTCGATCCGGATGCCGGAGAATGTAAGATCTTCGGAGAAAAAATCTCCGGAGCAGAAATTCCAGAAAGGGAAAGGATCCGTTCCAAAATGGGAGTTTTATTCCAATCCGGAGCGCTAATCAACTGGATGACTGTTTTCGATAACGTTGCCCTCCCCTTAAGAGAGCATAAATTATATCCTGAAGAGGATATCCAACGAATCGTCGCCGAAAAACTTCGGTTAGTGGATATGACAGTCGCGAAAGATAATTATCCGAATGATATCTCGGGCGGTATGAAAAAGAGAGCAGGACTTGCAAGAGCAATCGCTTCTAATCCAGAGATCATTTTATATGATGAGCCTACATCAGGATTAGATCCTGTTATGTCGAACGTGATCAACGAACTGATTATCCGTATTAAAAAGGAAACCGGTGCGGCTCAGGTAGTCGTCACCCATGATATGTCCAGCGCCTATATGATAGCCGACCGCATTTCATTTTTTTATGGAGGACAGGTTTTATTTACCGGAACTCCGGAAGAAGTGCAGAATTCTCCAAACGAATTCATCCGTCAGTTTATCAATGGGCATACAAAGGGACCGATGATTCTGGAAACTAAGAATTGA
- a CDS encoding MlaE family ABC transporter permease, translating into MLDSFKEKANDTLYAAGYTIVLIAETFLNLRFTVEKRKEILDQMFIAGVGSLFVVSVVAVFTGMLLTLNTGLGLKDFGAEGQIGLLLTITLTREMSPFMTALILAASIGSAIAAEIGTMKVSEEIDALEVMSIDPVRFLVFPRVLGFSLMVPVLCVYSSILGILGGAIVGHFQLGIEYIVYFQDVNERITSIPGLKDLYTGLFKGYVFGLIISAISCSHGLRTSGGAIGVGRATRESVVTSFLMVIFFGYVITAIFYRQ; encoded by the coding sequence ATGTTGGATTCCTTTAAAGAAAAAGCGAACGATACTCTATACGCTGCAGGTTATACGATCGTTCTGATCGCGGAAACTTTTTTAAATCTAAGATTCACTGTTGAAAAACGGAAAGAAATTTTAGACCAAATGTTTATCGCGGGTGTAGGAAGTTTGTTTGTGGTTTCGGTGGTTGCAGTTTTTACAGGAATGCTTCTTACATTAAACACTGGACTTGGACTTAAAGATTTCGGCGCAGAAGGACAGATCGGACTTCTTCTTACAATCACTCTTACCCGTGAGATGTCCCCTTTTATGACCGCACTTATTTTAGCAGCGTCCATTGGTTCTGCAATCGCCGCTGAGATCGGAACCATGAAAGTTTCGGAAGAAATTGATGCGCTCGAAGTGATGTCCATCGATCCAGTGAGATTTCTGGTATTTCCAAGAGTATTAGGTTTCTCTTTAATGGTTCCGGTCCTTTGCGTATATTCCAGTATATTAGGAATTTTAGGTGGAGCAATCGTAGGCCATTTCCAATTGGGAATTGAATATATAGTATATTTCCAGGACGTGAATGAAAGAATTACTTCTATCCCTGGCCTAAAAGATCTTTACACAGGTTTATTCAAAGGTTATGTATTTGGTCTTATCATTTCCGCAATTTCTTGTTCTCATGGTCTCCGAACTTCTGGTGGAGCGATCGGAGTCGGTAGAGCCACAAGAGAATCTGTGGTAACTTCTTTCTTGATGGTTATCTTTTTCGGTTATGTGATCACAGCGATCTTTTACAGGCAATAG
- a CDS encoding D-alanine--D-alanine ligase, whose product MKIAVLFGGTSTEHEISLRTGTFISKTLSAMGHSVKPILISRDGRWVIPKEYRPEFPEGNSKGPEEYLKEFEELHSTNAGAFSSLDCDVAFLGLHGTSGEDGSVQGFLKVLGIPFTGSDVKASALAMDKIRANRLFQLAGMSVAPFWELRKKEYSENPTSVENSGLEYPLFLKPVEGGSSFHTFRIEGQEDLRKRLPEFFEAEEHAILQKFLKGTEVSCGVWEKKEGSKKILEALPPTEIIPGGEFFDVESKYKPGLSQEITPARLPEKIISKIQEQSILAHKTLGCEGYSRTDFIIVGETPFVLETNTLPGMTETSLIPQQAKAAGIPIQTLYQSLIDQALERAGKIPVA is encoded by the coding sequence TTGAAAATTGCAGTTTTATTCGGCGGAACTTCCACAGAACACGAAATTTCCCTGCGCACAGGCACTTTCATAAGTAAAACTTTGTCTGCCATGGGACATTCGGTCAAACCCATTCTGATTTCTCGGGACGGCAGATGGGTGATCCCTAAAGAGTATCGACCCGAGTTTCCGGAAGGAAATTCCAAAGGTCCGGAAGAATATCTAAAAGAATTCGAAGAACTTCATTCTACGAATGCCGGCGCATTTTCTTCCTTAGATTGTGATGTAGCATTTTTAGGATTACATGGAACCAGCGGAGAAGATGGTTCTGTCCAAGGTTTCTTAAAAGTTCTTGGAATTCCATTCACCGGTTCAGACGTAAAAGCATCTGCACTTGCAATGGACAAGATCAGAGCCAATCGATTATTCCAACTTGCAGGAATGTCTGTAGCTCCGTTTTGGGAATTGAGAAAAAAAGAATATTCTGAAAATCCGACTTCGGTCGAAAATTCAGGATTAGAATATCCTCTTTTTCTAAAGCCTGTAGAAGGTGGCTCTAGTTTTCATACATTCAGGATAGAAGGACAGGAAGATCTTCGTAAAAGACTGCCTGAATTTTTCGAAGCGGAAGAACATGCGATCTTGCAAAAATTCCTAAAAGGAACAGAAGTTTCCTGTGGAGTTTGGGAAAAAAAAGAAGGTTCCAAAAAAATACTCGAAGCTCTTCCTCCTACTGAGATCATCCCAGGGGGAGAATTTTTCGACGTGGAATCCAAATATAAACCTGGACTTTCCCAAGAGATTACTCCCGCTCGTTTGCCTGAAAAGATTATCTCCAAGATCCAAGAACAATCAATACTTGCTCACAAAACTCTAGGATGTGAAGGATATTCTAGAACAGATTTTATAATCGTAGGAGAAACTCCGTTCGTTCTGGAAACAAACACGTTACCCGGAATGACGGAAACTAGTCTGATCCCTCAACAGGCGAAAGCGGCCGGGATTCCAATCCAAACATTGTACCAATCTTTGATCGACCAAGCCTTAGAAAGAGCAGGGAAAATTCCGGTTGCTTAG
- the metW gene encoding methionine biosynthesis protein MetW produces MIDSKILSSTTLSERPDFAYILDTISPGSRVLDLGCGNGDLLYLLKQKGIRGQGIEKDEDAIVECIRKGVYVHHGDIDEGLNHHEDKRFDYVILNQTIQETRHPGDIIKECLRIGKRVIIVFPNFGYWEVRFRILFQGKTPVTDLLPYRWFNTPNLHFLSVLDFQEFCDIRGFTVEDRAFFTDLKQVKFSPNFFAKLALFQIR; encoded by the coding sequence ATGATTGATTCTAAGATCTTAAGTAGCACCACTTTGAGTGAAAGACCGGACTTTGCATATATTCTAGATACGATCTCACCAGGTTCCAGGGTTTTAGACCTTGGTTGTGGTAATGGGGATCTTCTCTATCTTTTAAAACAAAAAGGGATTCGAGGACAAGGGATAGAGAAGGACGAGGACGCAATTGTAGAATGTATCCGTAAAGGTGTGTATGTTCATCACGGAGATATTGACGAAGGTTTAAATCATCACGAAGACAAACGTTTTGATTATGTGATCTTAAATCAGACCATCCAAGAAACTAGACACCCTGGAGATATTATCAAGGAATGTTTAAGGATCGGAAAACGTGTAATCATTGTTTTCCCGAATTTTGGATACTGGGAAGTTCGTTTTAGGATCTTGTTCCAGGGAAAAACTCCTGTTACAGATCTTCTTCCTTATCGTTGGTTCAATACACCAAACCTACATTTTTTATCCGTTTTAGACTTTCAGGAGTTCTGCGATATCCGTGGTTTCACTGTAGAAGACAGAGCATTCTTCACAGATCTAAAACAAGTAAAATTCAGTCCGAACTTTTTTGCAAAGTTGGCGTTATTTCAGATCAGATAG